The region GCCGAGCGGGTCTTTTATCGAAAAATTGTTGATGGTAAATCCAAGCGCACCCGTTACGCCGAACACCTGACTGTATCCAATCGAAGCGTTCACATTGTCGCTCGATTTTTCTTCAAGGTCGAAGACAACGTTTACTGTTTGGTCATCCACTGGAGAAAGTTCCGGTCCTTTCCCAAGTTTCTCCATGTTAAAATAATTCAATTGTTGTAACTGTCTGATGCTACGAACAATTTTTGCCTGACTGTAATATTCTCCCGGCTTCACAAACAACTCACGACGAATCACATAGTCGTGCGTCTTTGTATTCCCGCGTACTTCTACTTTCCCCACTTTGAATTGATTCCGTTCAATAACTTGAATTGCAATATCAACACTGTCCCCTTCAACTCGCTTAACCTGCGGGTCAAGTTCCATTGTCAAATACCCTTGGTCACGATACATTGAGGAAACATCGTTCAAGTCTTTGTTGCCGCGAAGATTTCCTTCGAAGCGTTCTTCATCAAAGATGTCTCCCTTCTTCATGTCAAGACGTTCATTCAATGTTTCTGTCGGATAGACCGTTGCACCCTCCCATGTCATCGAACGAACTTTGTACTGTGGTCCTTCATGCACACGAACAGTGAGATTCACGTTCTCTTTATCTTCACTGTACCAAACTGAATCTGAAAGTATCTCCGCATCGAGGTAACCGCTTTTCCTGTAGAATGAAAGAATGCGCTTCTTGTCTTCTTTATATTTTACTGAATCAAACTGCGGCGATGACCAGAACTGCCACCAGACTTTTTCTTCCGTATCTTCCATTTCTCCTTCGAGTTCACCATCGTCGAACGCTTCATTCCCCTCAAACTCAATTGAGCCAAGCATCACTTCAGGTCCTTCATCAATCGTAAACTTCACCACGACATAATTTGGCTTTGTCGAGTCTTCGACTACAGATTCCGAGGTTACTTTTGTCAGTAAATATCCTTCTGAAAAATAATACTCTTTGATTTTTTGAATCGCTTTATGGATTTCGCTCGGAGTGACGTATTGTCCTTCTGTGAACGTAAATTTCTTTTGAATATCATCCGCATCCAACTCATCGTTTCCGAGAATTTCAACACGAGTGAGACGGGAATTTTCCCTGACTTTAATGACTAAATAAATTCCGTTATCTATTTTTTTGTCGGAAAGAATCTGAACATCAGAAAAAATTCGTAACGCAAGCAACCGATTAATCGCATTCCGATATTGATTTCCGGGAATCGTCACTTCATCACCGACACTCAACCCCGAATGTGTAATGATGGCGTTCGCATCGGTTCCGCCCTCTGTATTTCCTTCTACGGAAATCCCCAACACTTTATAAATTTTCTGCTCTCGCTGTTGCGCATTTCCACTCTGGAAAACAATCAACGAAAGAAATAAACTGAGTAAAACTATGAAAGATTTTTTAAGCAAAATATTTATTTGATAAATGAAAAATAATAATCACCCAAGCACCCTTCTCCTCACACCCTTGCAGGGAAAGAAGAAAGAAATGGTTCGGATGACAAAGAATCGTCAACGTAAAAACACGTTACGACTGAACTACCTGCAACTGTTCGCTCACCATTCCGAACCGTCGCTCACGTGATTGATAATTCCGAATCGCTTCGTACAATTCTTCACGACGAAATTGGGGCCAATAACATTGACTGATATAAATTTCCGAATATGCAAGTTGCCAGAGAAGAAAATTACTGATGCGAAGTTCACCGCTCGTCCGAATAAGTAAGTCCGGGTCGGGAACTCCTTTGGTTGACAAATATTGTTCGATGAACTTCTCACTAATTTGTTCCGGGAGGATTGTTCCCTGCTTCGCATCTTCCGCAATCTTCCGGACGGCGCCGACTAAATCCCATCGTCCGCTGTAACTTAATGCGAGAAACAAATTTAATCCGGTGTTGTGCTTCGTCCGTTCGATGGCGTCGTACAATTCATCCTGCACTTCTTTCGGGAGCGATTGCGTCTCGCCGATTGTATGAACACGAACATTGTTCCTGTGGAGTTTATCGGTCTCATCTCGTAACGCACGCATCAATAAACGCATCAACATCGAGACTTCGTCTTTTGGGCGTTTCCAGTTCTCAGTTGAGAACGCATACAACGTCAGATACTTCACACCGAGTTGACCGCACGCCTCAACCGTATCGCGCACCGATTCAACTCCTTCGCTGTGCCCGGCTATACGCGGCAAACCACGTTGCTTTGCCCAACGACCGTTTCCATCCATAATGACAGCAATATGAGTAGGGATGTGACCGTTCTGCTTCAGGTTTTCCTGAACTGTCCGGTCATCACCGTTGGCAGGCTCGCCTAAGTTCTTTGAACGATGGCGAGCAGGCGCAACGCCTTGAGCGTTCACGTTAAATAGACCTATTTTCTTCAATTTTTTCGATTTTTACGGAACAAAGTTAATCTATTTTGCATAGAAAAACAAGGAGTTTGAATTGTAGATTTATTCATTTACGATTGTACCATTGATGATGCGCGTGTTGTCGAATAGTCATTGCTTCTCCCGATTTATCGGGAGAAGCTATCTCACTGTCACTTGAATTACAAACAATCGTTGTTGATAACAAAATATTGTGATTGAAGAAGATAACACAATGTATAAAAGATTGGTTCAAACAAAACCAACCGTTACATTGTGCTAACTCATACGCATGAAGAAAATATTCACACGCATAATGTTCCTCCTTCTCCCTCTCGCCGTCGGACTTCTCCTCGGCATCATCCTCATTCTCTTGTTTGAAAACAATGTTGTCTATCATCCTATAAAATACTCAGAGGGAATGTGGAATAC is a window of Ignavibacteriota bacterium DNA encoding:
- the bamA gene encoding outer membrane protein assembly factor BamA, producing the protein MLKKSFIVLLSLFLSLIVFQSGNAQQREQKIYKVLGISVEGNTEGGTDANAIITHSGLSVGDEVTIPGNQYRNAINRLLALRIFSDVQILSDKKIDNGIYLVIKVRENSRLTRVEILGNDELDADDIQKKFTFTEGQYVTPSEIHKAIQKIKEYYFSEGYLLTKVTSESVVEDSTKPNYVVVKFTIDEGPEVMLGSIEFEGNEAFDDGELEGEMEDTEEKVWWQFWSSPQFDSVKYKEDKKRILSFYRKSGYLDAEILSDSVWYSEDKENVNLTVRVHEGPQYKVRSMTWEGATVYPTETLNERLDMKKGDIFDEERFEGNLRGNKDLNDVSSMYRDQGYLTMELDPQVKRVEGDSVDIAIQVIERNQFKVGKVEVRGNTKTHDYVIRRELFVKPGEYYSQAKIVRSIRQLQQLNYFNMEKLGKGPELSPVDDQTVNVVFDLEEKSSDNVNASIGYSQVFGVTGALGFTINNFSIKDPLGGGAGQVFNFEWQFGEGQRYRTFSFGFTEPWLYGSPTTLGVNLFDTRQSYFLDIQQTGISVRFGRRLKWPDDYFRADWTVRFQNNNVRDNGGIYYYQTGNTQQYSISQSISRNSIDNPIFPSFGSSVSLSIELTGGPFLPGNVDYHKWQFQGDWYTPLFGSSKVVLASQTSIGFVDGFEDNSVIPPLEYFWMGGSGLGAVATTPLRGYEERSIGPRSDAGTELGGKVMTKQTMELRLAVTLEPIPIYLLAFLEGGNVFTDFSHADLFDLKRSYGIGARLLMNPLGLIGFDYGYGIDDVSGGKYGFPDGTPDGWQFHFQFGRGF
- a CDS encoding isoprenyl transferase, with amino-acid sequence MNAQGVAPARHRSKNLGEPANGDDRTVQENLKQNGHIPTHIAVIMDGNGRWAKQRGLPRIAGHSEGVESVRDTVEACGQLGVKYLTLYAFSTENWKRPKDEVSMLMRLLMRALRDETDKLHRNNVRVHTIGETQSLPKEVQDELYDAIERTKHNTGLNLFLALSYSGRWDLVGAVRKIAEDAKQGTILPEQISEKFIEQYLSTKGVPDPDLLIRTSGELRISNFLLWQLAYSEIYISQCYWPQFRREELYEAIRNYQSRERRFGMVSEQLQVVQS